A single region of the Phoenix dactylifera cultivar Barhee BC4 unplaced genomic scaffold, palm_55x_up_171113_PBpolish2nd_filt_p 000345F, whole genome shotgun sequence genome encodes:
- the LOC103716148 gene encoding triacylglycerol lipase 2, giving the protein MGSHGLVCAMISILLLLAFQLELVGARVSHQHELQMNDRIGTVVPPPEMAGTCASVIIPQGYKCEEYEVTTEDGYILSMQRIPVGRIGGGGARRQPVLLQHGVLMDGVTWVLNSPEESLAYILADNGFDVWIANTRGTKWSRRHVSLTPSNPAYWHWSWDELVTYDLPATFNFVYQQTGQKLHYVGHSLGTLIALASVSEGRLVDKLMSAALLSPVAYLSHMTTPIGILAARAFVDQIVNWLGVAEFNPKGPHVAHFLDALCLEPGVDCYNLLQSFTGNNCCLNASTVELFLEYEPQSTATRTMVHLAQTFRDGIITKYNYENREINIENYGQSTPPIYNMSNIPNNLPLFFSYGGRDSLSDVHDVELLLDNLKFHDGDKLTVQFVEDYAHADFVMAVNAAQIVYNAVMAFFNRQ; this is encoded by the exons ATGGGCTCCCATGGCTTGGTATGTGCTATGATctccatcctcctcctccttgcctTCCAATTGGAGCTCGTCGGAGCGCGCGTCTCGCACCAGCATGAGCTCCAAATGAACGATCGCATCGGCACCGTCGTTCCACCGCCGGAGATGGCCGGGACGTGCGCTTCGGTTATCATCCCACAAGGCTACAAATGCGAAGAATATGAG GTGACAACCGAAGATGGATACATACTAAGCATGCAGAGGATCCCGGTGGGTAGAATTggaggtggtggtgcaaggaGGCAGCCTGTGCTACTGCAGCATGGGGTACTCATG GATGGCGTGACATGGGTACTAAACTCTCCTGAAGAATCACTTGCATATATTTTAGCTGACAATGGATTTGATGTATGGATTGCAAACACTAGGGGAACTAAGTGGAGCCGTCGCCATGTTTCCCTTACTCCATCCAACCCG GCATATTGGCATTGGTCTTGGGATGAGCTGGTCACTTATGATCTCCCTGCTACTTTCAACTTCGTGTATCAGCAGACCGGGCAGAAGTTGCATTATGTTGGCCATTCCTTG GGGACTCTTATTGCACTAGCATCAGTCTCTGAAGGTAGATTAGTGGATAAGCTAATGTCAGCAGCACTACTGAGCCCAGTGGCCTATCTGTCTCACATGACAACCCCAATAGGCATTCTTGCAGCCAGAGCCTTTGTAGACCAA ATAGTTAATTGGCTTGGAGTTGCAGAGTTCAATCCCAAAGG ACCACATGTGGCACATTTTCTGGACGCGCTCTGCCTCGAGCCAGGGGTGGATTGCTACAACCTTCTGCAATCCTTTACGG GGAACAATTGCTGCCTTAATGCCTCCACAGTCGAGCTATTCTTGGAGTATGAACCGCAATCTACCGCGACAAGGACCATGGTGCACTTGGCACAAA CTTTTCGAGATGGCATCATCACAAAGTACAACTACGAGAACCGAGAAATTAACATCGAAAATTATGGGCAGAGCACACCTCCAATTTACAACATGTCGAACATTCCAAACAATCTGCCTCTATTCTTCAGCTATGGTGGTCGTGACTCGCTCTCTGATGTTCATGATGTCGAACTCTTGTTGGATAATCTCAAGTTTCATGATGGAGATAAGCTAACTGTTCAATTTGTGGAGGACTATGCCCATGCTGACTTTGTCATGGCAGTTAATGCTGCACAAATTGTATATAATGCAGTCATGGCATTCTTCAATCGCCAATAA